A genome region from Microbacterium terricola includes the following:
- a CDS encoding polysaccharide biosynthesis tyrosine autokinase yields the protein MSLNDYFLALRKQWLVIVALTILGALLGYAYAQTQPEVYRAQAAVVVIPARGDSTAELVQGSSYVQSLVRTYALVATSPVVLDPVIDRLGLSITPRALANQVVVETPLDSAVLTIAVTGGSPAGITAIADEIAVELADAVEALSPQTSASGPAVRIETISPATQPRVAIAPNTRLLIVAGALGGLVIGLVYAWLRRLLATRLQSRDDVASVTETPVLGEVTSVAHGSTLPDAVRRAETGLAAESVRGVAAGLRFANVDGDTGVILVTSATSGEGKSSVALSTALILAEQGQRILLIDADLRRGSIAEMTGLEGGVGVTTILVGDIELADAIQHWGTSNLSVLTSGTIPPNPGQLLTSDHLRQLVTAARDRFDIVVIDSPPVLAVSDPLWLAPVADGILVVARYRFTKRQSLRRTLDELESTRTRILGIVLNAVKRIDSSPYYDKAHQPSTSWRWSRKSKRRE from the coding sequence GTGAGCCTCAACGACTACTTCCTCGCCCTGCGCAAGCAGTGGCTGGTCATCGTCGCGCTGACCATCCTCGGTGCGCTGCTCGGCTACGCGTACGCGCAGACGCAGCCTGAGGTCTACCGGGCGCAGGCGGCCGTCGTGGTCATCCCTGCCCGCGGAGACAGCACCGCGGAGCTCGTGCAGGGATCGAGCTACGTGCAGAGCCTGGTGCGCACCTACGCGCTCGTCGCGACCTCGCCCGTGGTGCTCGATCCGGTGATCGACAGGCTCGGCCTCTCGATCACTCCGCGCGCCCTCGCCAATCAGGTCGTCGTCGAGACGCCCCTCGACTCCGCCGTCCTGACCATCGCCGTCACGGGCGGGTCTCCCGCGGGGATCACCGCCATCGCGGACGAGATCGCGGTGGAGCTCGCGGATGCCGTGGAGGCGCTCTCGCCGCAGACGAGCGCATCCGGCCCCGCGGTGCGCATCGAGACCATCAGCCCGGCCACCCAGCCCCGGGTGGCCATCGCGCCGAACACCCGGCTCCTCATCGTCGCGGGGGCGCTCGGCGGTCTGGTGATCGGCCTCGTCTACGCATGGCTGCGGCGACTCCTCGCGACCCGCCTGCAGTCACGGGACGACGTCGCCTCGGTGACGGAGACGCCGGTGCTCGGCGAGGTCACCAGCGTCGCCCACGGATCGACGCTGCCCGATGCCGTCCGTCGCGCCGAGACCGGCCTGGCCGCGGAATCCGTCCGCGGCGTGGCGGCGGGCCTGCGGTTCGCGAACGTCGACGGTGACACCGGCGTCATCCTCGTCACCTCGGCCACCTCCGGTGAGGGCAAGTCGTCGGTAGCCCTCTCGACCGCCCTGATCCTCGCTGAGCAGGGTCAGCGGATCCTCCTCATCGACGCAGACCTCCGACGCGGCTCGATCGCCGAGATGACCGGGCTGGAAGGCGGTGTCGGGGTCACCACCATCCTGGTCGGCGACATCGAGCTGGCCGATGCGATCCAGCACTGGGGCACGAGCAACCTCAGCGTGCTGACCAGCGGGACCATCCCTCCCAACCCGGGGCAGCTGCTCACCTCCGACCATCTCCGACAGCTGGTCACGGCGGCTCGCGATCGATTCGACATCGTGGTCATCGACAGCCCGCCGGTGCTCGCCGTGAGCGACCCGCTCTGGCTCGCACCGGTGGCCGACGGCATCCTCGTCGTCGCGCGCTATCGCTTCACGAAGCGGCAATCGCTGCGCCGCACGCTCGACGAGCTGGAATCGACGCGCACCCGGATCCTCGGCATCGTGCTCAACGCCGTCAAGCGCATCGACTCGAGCCCCTACTACGACAAGGCGCACCAGCCGTCCACGTCGTGGCGCTGGAGCCGGAAGTCCAAGCGGCGCGAGTGA
- a CDS encoding sugar transferase: MSAVEEVAPTLQLPGFNLAAIRRDAASAPRASAALVSRQQWERRYRALLRVTDTAIALTSCVLATVLSLLATAPHILTGDPWLLVRVPLTTAVVWLIALSLFNTREPAIMGTGVAEYKRVAHATGLAFGSLAIVYVIFQWEGIRTQLFFALPAGIVALILSRWACRKFLIWQREFGRYTSRTVVVGSRDDVEYAIRTLGPGQRLGYDVVGATVLDDESASLTVDARTYPVVHGPDAAARAAFSLHADTILVASQPAADPNYIKRLAWELEGTASELVICSRIADVAGPRMSLRPVDGMPLVHVKIPTFEGGAHVIKRGLDIVTAFAALTLLTPVALVIAVAIRLDSPGRVFFQQARVGRDGRVFNMLKFRSMRLNAEAELGDLADSNEGSGPLFKLKDDPRVTKVGRVLRRFSLDELPQFWNVLRGDMSVVGPRPPLPSEVQSYDGTVYRRLYIKPGITGPWQVGGRSDLTWEESVRLDLRYVENWSVMSDLVLMWRTAKAMVKPAGAY; this comes from the coding sequence ATGAGCGCGGTCGAAGAGGTCGCGCCCACGCTGCAGTTGCCGGGGTTCAACCTGGCCGCGATTCGACGCGATGCGGCCAGCGCGCCGCGTGCGTCGGCAGCATTGGTGAGTCGCCAGCAGTGGGAGCGCCGATATCGCGCACTCCTGCGCGTGACCGACACAGCGATCGCGTTGACGTCCTGCGTCCTCGCGACGGTGCTCTCACTGCTGGCCACCGCACCGCATATCCTGACCGGCGACCCATGGCTGCTGGTGCGGGTCCCGCTGACCACTGCCGTGGTCTGGCTCATCGCACTGTCGCTGTTCAACACCCGCGAGCCGGCGATCATGGGCACCGGTGTCGCGGAGTACAAGCGGGTCGCCCATGCGACCGGACTCGCCTTCGGGTCGCTCGCGATCGTCTATGTGATCTTCCAGTGGGAAGGCATCCGCACGCAGCTCTTCTTCGCGCTGCCGGCGGGGATCGTGGCGCTCATCCTCTCGCGGTGGGCATGCCGCAAGTTCCTGATCTGGCAGCGCGAGTTCGGCCGCTACACCTCACGGACCGTGGTCGTCGGCTCCCGAGACGACGTCGAGTACGCGATCCGCACGCTCGGACCTGGTCAGCGGCTCGGCTACGACGTGGTCGGCGCGACCGTCCTGGACGACGAGAGCGCAAGCCTGACCGTGGACGCGCGCACCTACCCCGTCGTGCACGGCCCCGATGCCGCCGCGCGGGCTGCCTTCTCGCTGCACGCCGACACGATCCTCGTGGCGAGTCAGCCTGCGGCCGACCCCAACTACATCAAGCGGCTGGCATGGGAGCTGGAGGGCACCGCATCCGAGCTGGTCATCTGCAGCCGGATCGCGGACGTCGCCGGCCCGCGCATGTCGCTGCGACCGGTCGACGGCATGCCGCTCGTCCACGTGAAGATCCCCACGTTCGAGGGCGGCGCCCATGTCATCAAGCGCGGCCTCGACATCGTCACCGCGTTCGCGGCCCTCACACTGCTCACCCCGGTCGCCCTGGTGATCGCCGTCGCGATCCGTCTCGACAGCCCTGGCCGGGTCTTCTTCCAGCAGGCCCGCGTCGGCCGCGACGGTCGCGTCTTCAACATGCTGAAGTTCCGCTCCATGCGCCTGAACGCCGAAGCGGAGCTGGGCGACCTCGCCGACTCCAACGAGGGCTCGGGCCCCCTGTTCAAGCTGAAGGACGACCCGCGCGTGACCAAGGTCGGGCGGGTGCTGCGGCGCTTCTCGCTCGACGAGCTCCCGCAGTTCTGGAACGTGCTCCGCGGCGACATGAGTGTCGTCGGCCCGCGCCCGCCGCTGCCGTCCGAGGTGCAGTCGTACGACGGCACTGTCTACCGCCGGCTCTACATCAAGCCGGGCATCACCGGCCCGTGGCAGGTGGGTGGTCGCAGCGACCTCACCTGGGAGGAGAGCGTCCGGCTCGACCTCCGGTACGTGGAGAACTGGTCGGTGATGAGCGACCTCGTGCTGATGTGGCGCACCGCGAAGGCCATGGTCAAGCCCGCGGGGGCCTACTGA
- a CDS encoding glycosyltransferase: protein MSESTIMSAADAVPHSSGAQSGWTVLAAHPGAELFGSDRMLRESVAGLREAGARVVVAVPSAGPLIDELIALGAEVVIAPTLVLRKALLRPSGWLRLIRETFRGLGSAWRIARRVRPDVLYVSTITIPLWPVVARLRGIPAVSHVHEAEASASRIVNRLLYLPHLLSDGVLVNSRFSQATIRRALPRLAARSEVVLNGVAGPHRPDLPRTTPEGALRVLYMGRLSPRKGPDLVISAAALLAGEGIAVDVTLVGDVFPGYEWFRDELHAQASATPDQVSVTFAGFQPDVWSYVAATDVVVVPSRIDEPFGNTAVEAVLGLRPVVVADTSGLREAAGSYPTAWLVPVDQPSAISAELKAIAESWADVRAELAGSRAEALRRHAPESYRATVRHHIERAAPSRSEVGAAAVRRGSRR, encoded by the coding sequence GTGTCGGAGTCGACGATCATGAGTGCGGCGGATGCGGTGCCGCACAGCTCGGGCGCGCAGTCGGGCTGGACGGTGCTCGCCGCGCACCCGGGGGCGGAGCTGTTCGGCTCCGACCGGATGCTGCGGGAATCGGTCGCCGGCCTGCGCGAGGCCGGGGCACGCGTGGTGGTCGCCGTCCCGAGCGCCGGGCCGCTCATCGACGAGCTGATCGCCCTCGGCGCCGAGGTGGTGATCGCACCGACGCTGGTCCTGCGCAAGGCGCTGCTGCGGCCGTCCGGCTGGCTGCGCCTCATCCGGGAGACCTTTCGGGGGCTGGGATCGGCATGGCGGATCGCCCGTCGGGTGCGGCCTGATGTGCTCTACGTGAGCACGATCACCATCCCGCTCTGGCCCGTGGTCGCCCGCCTGCGCGGCATCCCCGCCGTCAGCCACGTGCACGAGGCGGAGGCCTCGGCGAGCAGGATCGTGAATCGGCTGCTCTACCTGCCGCACCTCCTCTCCGACGGGGTCCTGGTCAACAGCCGGTTCAGCCAGGCGACCATCCGCCGCGCACTCCCGCGACTCGCGGCGCGCTCCGAGGTCGTGCTGAACGGCGTGGCGGGGCCCCACCGACCCGATCTGCCGCGGACGACGCCCGAGGGCGCGCTGCGTGTCCTCTACATGGGCCGCCTCTCGCCCCGCAAAGGTCCCGATCTCGTGATCTCGGCTGCCGCCCTGCTCGCCGGAGAGGGCATCGCGGTCGACGTCACCCTGGTGGGCGACGTGTTCCCGGGCTACGAGTGGTTCCGTGACGAGCTGCACGCGCAGGCATCGGCGACCCCCGACCAAGTCTCGGTGACCTTCGCCGGATTCCAGCCGGATGTGTGGAGCTATGTGGCGGCGACCGACGTGGTCGTCGTCCCCTCCCGGATCGACGAGCCGTTCGGCAACACCGCCGTCGAGGCGGTGCTCGGGCTGCGGCCGGTCGTCGTCGCAGACACCAGCGGCCTTCGCGAAGCCGCCGGCAGCTACCCGACCGCCTGGCTGGTGCCCGTCGACCAGCCGTCCGCCATCTCAGCGGAGCTCAAGGCCATCGCCGAATCCTGGGCGGACGTGCGCGCGGAGCTGGCCGGCAGCCGTGCCGAGGCGCTGCGCCGCCACGCACCCGAGTCGTATCGGGCGACCGTCCGGCATCACATCGAGCGTGCGGCGCCCTCGCGCTCCGAGGTCGGCGCGGCCGCGGTGCGGCGGGGGAGCAGGCGATAG
- a CDS encoding serine O-acetyltransferase, with the protein MYVRLKRYDPSRYWAMRAHVIDPDSPLPRIVRLFYLYRIKRSDAFNLASMGTDLGVGAAFATPPHLVHGLNGIVVTPRARIGVHCTINQQVTIGDGFDGGAPTIGDHCFIGAGAKIIGGVTIGDHVRIGANAVVVHDIPSWSTAVGVPAVARPRRERADSGSSSIDTVGGEA; encoded by the coding sequence ATGTACGTGCGGCTGAAGCGGTACGACCCTTCCAGGTATTGGGCGATGCGGGCGCATGTCATCGATCCCGACTCGCCGCTCCCCCGGATCGTCCGCCTGTTCTACCTCTACCGGATCAAGCGCTCGGATGCGTTCAATCTCGCGTCCATGGGCACGGACCTCGGGGTCGGCGCCGCGTTCGCCACCCCACCCCATCTCGTCCACGGACTCAACGGCATCGTCGTCACCCCGCGCGCACGGATCGGCGTGCACTGCACGATCAACCAGCAGGTGACGATCGGCGACGGTTTCGACGGAGGGGCGCCGACGATCGGCGACCACTGCTTCATCGGTGCCGGCGCCAAGATCATCGGCGGTGTGACGATCGGCGACCACGTGCGGATCGGGGCCAACGCGGTCGTCGTGCACGACATCCCGTCATGGTCGACCGCCGTCGGGGTTCCGGCTGTCGCGCGTCCGCGTCGAGAGCGTGCAGACTCCGGCTCCTCCTCCATCGATACGGTGGGCGGCGAGGCATGA
- a CDS encoding lipopolysaccharide biosynthesis protein — protein sequence MDDESAVTDAGVAHRLSTRRGMLASVGGSAIARLMVMPVSALLGIVVTRLILDHYGEATYAQYMLLVGIAALLPFADLGLSAAILNAAAAADDPRTDLHLRGVLVSCMRLLACCALVLISVGVAIYALGYWDVLLGDGLSLESGALAATLCLTVLGLNLLVSFGQRILIALGLNTLVVLLSGLQTPVVLLVLWLSISAGADGGYIAVASYTGTFFVSIIALIVAARRIKPAIGIAFRQSITPGVRGERVFNVAWPMMVQMIALPLAMSSDRLVLSHLGSLEDLTEYSLAMQMFSPALGVITTAGVALWPVFARARASGTATPYSPHAMAAVFGGLAIVGSALIFALSGWLAELASGGRITLGWQVLVAGSVFIVIQAVKQPYGMYLTDAKGLVFQAICALALLPLNLGLTIALTPALGAPGPLVGSIIAVIACQLVPNFLLVRHRSRRAPSIAGPLESGDGDQ from the coding sequence ATGGACGACGAATCAGCCGTGACCGACGCCGGCGTCGCCCACAGGCTCAGCACGCGTCGCGGCATGCTCGCCTCGGTCGGGGGCAGCGCCATCGCCCGGCTCATGGTGATGCCGGTGAGCGCGCTGCTCGGCATCGTGGTCACCCGCCTCATCCTCGACCACTACGGCGAGGCCACCTACGCGCAGTACATGCTCCTCGTCGGCATCGCGGCGCTCCTGCCCTTCGCCGACCTGGGCCTGTCCGCCGCGATCCTCAACGCCGCGGCCGCGGCCGACGATCCCCGAACCGACCTCCATCTGCGCGGAGTGCTCGTCTCCTGCATGCGGCTGCTGGCATGCTGCGCATTGGTGCTCATCTCGGTCGGCGTCGCGATCTACGCGCTCGGCTACTGGGATGTGCTGCTCGGCGACGGGCTGAGCCTCGAGTCGGGTGCGCTCGCCGCAACGCTGTGTCTGACGGTGCTCGGGCTGAACCTCCTCGTCTCCTTCGGTCAGCGCATCCTCATCGCGCTCGGCCTGAACACGCTCGTCGTCCTGCTCAGCGGGCTCCAGACTCCCGTGGTGCTCCTGGTGCTGTGGCTGTCGATCTCCGCCGGCGCCGACGGCGGCTACATCGCGGTCGCCTCGTACACGGGGACGTTCTTCGTCAGCATCATCGCCCTGATCGTCGCCGCGCGACGGATCAAGCCGGCGATCGGGATCGCCTTCCGCCAGAGCATCACACCCGGCGTACGCGGCGAGCGCGTGTTCAACGTCGCGTGGCCGATGATGGTGCAGATGATCGCGCTGCCGCTCGCGATGTCGTCGGACCGTCTGGTGCTCAGCCACCTCGGCTCGCTGGAGGACCTGACCGAGTACAGCCTCGCCATGCAGATGTTCAGCCCTGCGCTGGGCGTCATCACGACGGCCGGGGTGGCGCTGTGGCCGGTGTTCGCCCGTGCGCGCGCCTCCGGCACGGCCACCCCGTACTCGCCGCACGCGATGGCCGCGGTGTTCGGCGGGCTCGCGATCGTCGGCAGCGCCCTCATCTTCGCGCTGTCCGGCTGGCTCGCCGAGCTCGCATCGGGCGGACGGATCACCCTCGGGTGGCAGGTGCTCGTCGCGGGCAGCGTGTTCATCGTGATCCAGGCGGTCAAGCAGCCGTACGGCATGTACCTGACCGACGCGAAGGGGCTCGTCTTCCAGGCGATCTGCGCCCTCGCCCTCCTTCCGCTGAACCTCGGCCTGACCATCGCGCTCACGCCCGCGCTCGGCGCGCCCGGACCGCTGGTCGGGTCGATCATCGCGGTGATCGCCTGCCAGCTCGTGCCCAACTTCCTCCTCGTCCGGCACCGTTCGCGGCGTGCGCCGTCGATCGCCGGCCCCCTCGAGTCAGGAGACGGCGATCAGTAG
- a CDS encoding DUF1972 domain-containing protein produces MIGTRGVPAAYGGFETAVEEVGRRLVERGHRVTVYSRGGESRDRQYLGMDIVHLPALPQKQLETLSHTGLSAAHAVLHRRPDAAFVFNAANAPFLPLLRARGIPVALHMDGLEWKRDKWGARGRAYYRWAEEHGVRHADALIADAPGIADYYTAEFGVPTELIRYGAPILQDTPADAVRALDLEPGGYHLVVARFEPENHVREIVEGYRASHATMPLVVVGSAPYAAEYTRRIHELGDADPRVRLLGGIYDQDVLDALYFHAHTYVHGHSVGGTNPSLLRAMGAGTAVIAYDVDFNRETLDEQGWFFGDASDAERHFNSVEQETPLVASLGEASRRRAASVFRWEHVAADYEALAVLLASGERRRDRGRASTRRRSDTAR; encoded by the coding sequence ATGATCGGCACCCGCGGCGTGCCCGCCGCATACGGCGGATTCGAGACGGCCGTGGAAGAGGTGGGTCGGCGGCTCGTCGAGCGAGGCCACCGGGTCACCGTGTACTCGCGAGGCGGCGAGAGCCGCGATCGCCAGTACCTCGGGATGGACATCGTCCACCTGCCCGCCCTGCCGCAAAAGCAGCTCGAGACCCTCTCGCACACGGGACTGTCGGCGGCCCACGCCGTGCTGCACCGCCGGCCGGACGCGGCGTTCGTCTTCAACGCCGCGAACGCACCGTTCCTCCCCCTGCTCCGCGCCCGCGGCATCCCCGTCGCGCTGCACATGGACGGGCTGGAGTGGAAGCGCGACAAGTGGGGCGCCCGAGGCAGGGCGTACTACCGCTGGGCGGAGGAGCACGGCGTCCGTCACGCCGATGCGCTGATCGCAGACGCCCCCGGCATCGCCGACTACTACACCGCCGAGTTCGGCGTGCCCACCGAGCTCATCCGCTACGGGGCGCCGATCCTGCAGGACACGCCGGCGGACGCGGTCCGCGCGCTCGACCTCGAGCCGGGCGGCTACCACCTCGTGGTCGCGCGCTTCGAGCCCGAGAACCACGTGCGGGAGATCGTCGAGGGCTACCGGGCGAGCCACGCGACCATGCCGCTCGTCGTCGTCGGGTCCGCCCCGTACGCGGCCGAGTACACACGTCGCATCCACGAACTCGGCGACGCCGACCCGCGGGTCCGCCTGCTCGGGGGCATCTACGATCAGGACGTGCTCGACGCGCTCTACTTCCACGCGCACACGTACGTGCACGGCCACTCGGTCGGCGGGACGAACCCGTCTCTGCTGCGCGCGATGGGCGCGGGCACCGCCGTCATCGCCTACGACGTCGACTTCAACCGAGAGACCCTGGACGAGCAGGGCTGGTTCTTCGGCGACGCGAGTGATGCGGAGCGCCACTTCAACTCGGTGGAGCAGGAGACGCCGTTGGTGGCCTCTCTCGGTGAGGCGTCGCGCCGTCGCGCGGCCAGCGTGTTCCGGTGGGAGCACGTCGCCGCGGACTACGAGGCGCTGGCCGTGCTGCTCGCGAGCGGGGAGCGCCGCAGGGACCGCGGGCGCGCCTCCACGCGCCGACGATCGGACACGGCGCGGTGA
- a CDS encoding acyltransferase family protein, translated as MPPHQGRIDWVDAGKGLAIALVVLFHSARWLAGIVGDISGWLWLNDFLATMRMPLFFTLSGLFAAKWAAVPLARLWNAKLRLFVWVFLLWEVLGLGPYLIGLAVHGVGINLRRELFETAISPLVPRFELWFIWALAVFFLLNRALRSVPVMITMSVAAVLSVVAFTDVIPLPSPSWTGVCKYYVFFLAGMTFKRALFQYASRSGWLLRGLVVTGWLAVAFVVTVFDASRIPGVYPALACLGVLAGVALSQVLQRVAAIVRLGSRTLPVYLAHTPIVILISAGLAWPPVNDVARVLAPALPPAVALAAIVLALGLYRVSARPPLRYLFEPPPRLLVAGTAGEATNAAR; from the coding sequence ATGCCGCCCCATCAGGGACGCATCGATTGGGTCGATGCCGGCAAGGGGCTGGCGATCGCCCTCGTCGTGCTCTTCCACTCCGCGCGCTGGCTCGCGGGAATCGTCGGCGACATCTCGGGCTGGCTGTGGCTGAACGACTTCCTCGCCACGATGCGGATGCCGCTCTTCTTCACCCTCTCGGGGCTGTTCGCCGCGAAATGGGCGGCCGTGCCGCTGGCGCGGCTGTGGAACGCCAAGCTGCGGCTCTTCGTGTGGGTCTTCCTGCTGTGGGAGGTCCTGGGTCTCGGGCCGTACCTGATCGGGCTGGCGGTGCACGGCGTCGGCATCAACCTGCGCCGAGAGCTGTTCGAGACGGCGATCTCGCCCCTCGTGCCGCGATTCGAGCTGTGGTTCATCTGGGCGCTTGCGGTGTTCTTCCTCCTCAATCGCGCGTTGCGGTCCGTCCCCGTGATGATCACGATGTCCGTCGCCGCGGTGCTCTCCGTCGTCGCCTTCACGGACGTCATCCCCCTCCCGTCGCCGAGCTGGACCGGCGTCTGCAAGTACTACGTCTTCTTCCTCGCCGGGATGACCTTCAAGCGCGCCCTCTTCCAGTACGCCTCCCGGAGCGGCTGGCTCCTGCGCGGTCTCGTCGTGACCGGCTGGCTCGCGGTGGCGTTCGTCGTCACGGTCTTCGATGCGAGTCGCATCCCCGGGGTGTACCCCGCACTGGCGTGTCTCGGCGTCCTCGCCGGCGTCGCCCTCAGCCAGGTGCTGCAGCGGGTCGCCGCGATCGTCCGCCTGGGGTCCCGCACCCTGCCCGTCTACCTGGCGCACACGCCGATCGTGATCCTGATCAGCGCCGGGCTCGCATGGCCCCCCGTCAACGACGTCGCACGAGTGCTGGCCCCTGCCCTGCCGCCGGCGGTGGCCCTCGCCGCGATCGTGCTCGCGCTCGGCCTGTATCGCGTGTCGGCTCGCCCGCCGCTCAGATACCTCTTCGAGCCTCCCCCGCGGCTGCTCGTCGCGGGGACGGCGGGGGAGGCGACGAACGCCGCGCGATGA
- a CDS encoding acyltransferase family protein, with amino-acid sequence MKPRITWMDTLRGSAILLLLLWHASSIPRQFGFTLPGWLFLLNEIFLPWRMPTLMFLSGVLLAGSLKKPTREYYIGKARNILWPYLLWAAAFLAFYPEPGGALSNPVSWFGAGYLWFLCYLFIYYAVAPLVVRFPGWIVLPTLAIAALLMPWTSPQKVLFFAVFYFGGHYLKGAIAWATNAPRLWLWLGLGISVGFTIVSLILSAQHLTHFFQFAIVAVPFVFVQILTSARIVHDLDARWSATGVVRFVSWVGRNSIVFYLSHWPAILGACALSSLLTDDPGLWIVAVCFAAALATGCLLARFNTTPALSWLFRAPRFASPARPAATAGSPV; translated from the coding sequence GTGAAACCACGTATCACGTGGATGGACACGCTCCGGGGAAGCGCGATCCTGCTCCTCCTGCTCTGGCACGCATCCTCCATCCCCCGGCAGTTCGGCTTCACCCTGCCCGGATGGCTGTTCCTGCTGAACGAGATCTTCCTCCCCTGGCGGATGCCCACGCTGATGTTCCTGTCCGGTGTGCTGCTCGCGGGGTCGCTCAAGAAGCCCACGCGGGAGTACTACATCGGCAAGGCCCGCAACATCCTCTGGCCGTACCTCTTATGGGCGGCCGCCTTCCTGGCCTTCTATCCTGAGCCCGGCGGGGCGCTGTCGAACCCGGTCTCCTGGTTCGGCGCCGGCTACCTGTGGTTCCTCTGCTACCTGTTCATCTACTACGCCGTCGCGCCGCTCGTCGTGAGATTTCCCGGCTGGATCGTACTGCCCACGCTGGCGATCGCGGCGCTCCTGATGCCCTGGACCTCACCTCAGAAGGTCCTGTTCTTCGCTGTCTTCTACTTCGGCGGGCACTACCTCAAGGGCGCCATCGCCTGGGCCACGAACGCCCCTCGCCTCTGGCTCTGGCTGGGTCTGGGGATCTCCGTCGGCTTCACGATCGTGTCGCTGATCCTGTCGGCGCAGCACCTGACCCACTTCTTCCAGTTCGCGATCGTCGCGGTGCCTTTCGTGTTCGTCCAGATCCTGACGAGCGCTCGGATCGTGCACGACCTCGATGCCCGCTGGTCCGCGACCGGCGTCGTGCGCTTCGTCTCGTGGGTGGGCCGCAACTCGATCGTGTTCTATCTGAGCCACTGGCCGGCGATCCTCGGGGCGTGTGCGCTGTCGTCGCTGCTCACCGATGATCCCGGCCTGTGGATCGTCGCGGTCTGCTTCGCCGCCGCACTGGCCACGGGCTGCCTGCTCGCCCGCTTCAACACGACTCCGGCTCTGTCGTGGCTCTTCCGCGCGCCGCGTTTCGCCTCTCCCGCGCGTCCCGCAGCCACGGCTGGGTCCCCGGTCTAG
- a CDS encoding polysaccharide pyruvyl transferase family protein: protein MRTQSVRLAQVGDYSVSNWGDQLYPGVTGHLLHRIGLQAHVDHFAPLTGTTLAGEPIRPLREIRQSGAAAVLVGGGDLVRFDTTTVALDHMAVPQEQRHGRLLRLRAALFARRHFLAGPGVWLPRDDWVPGAPTVLVSVGARRMAHDVQARAAVSRAAAVWVRTSHAASQFEAAGVDPDRIVLAPDMIFAHPALSDPDAAAERGRRVVHDRLGVDEPLVVFHAAAFHGWPEARVEAALRSLAGLPVAVLSLGAYSGEDRSLAAAAERADVGALIGLDADEIISVLAAAGVVFTTSMHAAIVAGSFGTPVLTPGVAKTAEAFAACPVPPRIEGVSDEGLAETVRRRRGQRVPHDPAPNAAAAAAALSATLTLAGVL from the coding sequence GTGCGCACCCAGTCCGTCAGACTCGCGCAGGTCGGCGACTACTCCGTGTCCAACTGGGGCGACCAGCTCTATCCGGGCGTCACCGGTCATCTCCTGCACCGCATCGGCCTCCAGGCGCACGTCGACCACTTCGCGCCCCTCACCGGCACCACGCTCGCCGGCGAGCCCATCCGGCCGCTGCGCGAGATCCGGCAGTCGGGGGCGGCCGCTGTGCTCGTCGGCGGAGGCGACCTGGTCCGCTTCGACACGACCACGGTCGCGCTCGATCACATGGCCGTCCCTCAGGAGCAGCGGCACGGCCGCCTGCTGCGGCTGCGTGCCGCCCTGTTCGCGCGGCGCCACTTCCTCGCCGGACCTGGCGTGTGGCTCCCCCGCGACGACTGGGTGCCCGGTGCGCCGACGGTCCTGGTGTCGGTGGGCGCTCGGCGGATGGCGCATGATGTGCAGGCGCGCGCGGCCGTGAGCAGAGCGGCTGCCGTGTGGGTGCGGACCTCGCACGCCGCCAGCCAGTTCGAGGCGGCCGGAGTCGATCCCGATCGCATCGTGCTCGCACCCGACATGATCTTCGCGCATCCCGCATTGTCCGACCCCGACGCCGCCGCCGAACGCGGGCGTCGGGTCGTGCATGATCGTCTCGGCGTCGACGAGCCGCTGGTGGTGTTCCATGCCGCGGCGTTCCACGGCTGGCCGGAAGCCCGCGTGGAGGCGGCGCTGCGGTCGCTCGCGGGCCTTCCCGTCGCTGTGCTGTCGCTCGGCGCCTACTCGGGAGAAGACCGCTCCCTGGCCGCGGCCGCCGAGCGCGCGGACGTCGGGGCGCTCATCGGGCTCGATGCGGACGAGATCATCTCCGTCCTCGCCGCGGCCGGTGTCGTCTTCACGACGAGCATGCATGCCGCGATCGTCGCGGGCTCGTTCGGCACTCCGGTCCTCACCCCCGGTGTGGCGAAGACGGCGGAGGCGTTCGCGGCCTGCCCTGTCCCTCCACGCATCGAGGGCGTCAGCGATGAAGGCCTCGCCGAGACCGTCCGTCGGCGACGAGGTCAGCGCGTCCCCCACGATCCCGCACCGAACGCCGCCGCGGCCGCTGCCGCTCTTAGCGCGACCCTGACCCTTGCCGGCGTGCTGTGA